The Gemmatimonadaceae bacterium genome contains a region encoding:
- a CDS encoding acyltransferase: MTIRDVFVHESAFVDEGAQIGQGSKVWHFCHILPGAILGEDCSLGQNVVVMNGVRIGNNVKIQNNVSVYEGVELEDDVFCGPSMVFTNVINPRSHVSRKDEYRRTLVRRGSTIGANATIVCGATLGEYAFIGAGSVVTGDVMAYALMVGVPARRIGWMCQCGQRLPDGGAGSCSGCGTCYRAVSDRIEKVES, from the coding sequence TTGACAATACGCGATGTATTTGTTCACGAGTCCGCGTTCGTCGACGAGGGGGCGCAAATTGGGCAAGGCAGCAAGGTCTGGCATTTCTGTCACATCCTTCCCGGTGCAATCCTTGGTGAGGATTGCTCTCTGGGCCAGAATGTGGTCGTCATGAACGGCGTGAGGATCGGCAACAACGTAAAGATCCAGAACAACGTTTCCGTTTATGAGGGAGTCGAACTGGAAGACGATGTCTTCTGCGGTCCGTCAATGGTCTTCACCAACGTCATCAATCCGCGAAGTCATGTGTCCCGCAAGGATGAGTATCGCCGGACGCTCGTGAGACGCGGTTCGACAATCGGGGCCAACGCGACAATCGTGTGCGGGGCGACACTCGGCGAATACGCGTTCATCGGGGCGGGCAGCGTCGTCACGGGCGATGTAATGGCCTACGCTCTCATGGTCGGGGTGCCTGCTCGACGAATTGGCTGGATGTGCCAGTGCGGACAGCGTCTTCCCGATGGCGGCGCCGGTTCGTGCAGCGGGTGCGGGACCTGCTACCGGGCAGTGTCAGACCGCATCGAGAAAGTCGAATCGTGA
- a CDS encoding Gfo/Idh/MocA family oxidoreductase, whose translation MKENSGEEMAKDLSRGEAVNVAAASIDEVGKRHFRIVLVGCGRISGNHAMAIREIDGLKLAAACDDNPDRARSFGELHGIPWFKSYEELLASVECDVVAIATPSGLHPAQGVVAARAGKHVITEKPMAISLRGADELVQACDAARVHLFVVKQNRLNAPVQMLKRAIDRGRFGRLYMASCTVRWTRPQEYYDQAPWRGTWEFDGGAFMNQASHYVDLVQWVMGPVESVMAKTATLARKIETEDSGVAIMRFRSGALGVIEVTMLTYPSNMEGSITVLGERGTAKIGGTAVNKVEHWTFADSDAEDEAVRSMDSNPPNVYGYGHEGYYRNVLSVLRGEAKPDTDGRAGRKSLELILGIYESAKTGRDVPLPLKA comes from the coding sequence GTGAAAGAAAACTCTGGAGAGGAAATGGCCAAGGATTTGTCTCGCGGCGAGGCCGTGAATGTGGCTGCCGCATCGATCGACGAGGTGGGCAAGCGGCATTTCCGGATTGTACTCGTGGGTTGCGGCCGCATCAGCGGCAACCATGCGATGGCTATTCGGGAGATCGATGGACTCAAGCTGGCGGCGGCCTGCGATGACAATCCTGATCGTGCTCGGAGTTTTGGCGAATTACATGGGATCCCATGGTTTAAGTCGTACGAGGAGCTGCTCGCTTCCGTGGAGTGCGACGTCGTAGCGATCGCCACACCGTCCGGACTTCACCCGGCACAGGGTGTGGTCGCCGCCCGCGCCGGCAAGCACGTCATCACGGAAAAGCCGATGGCGATCTCACTGCGCGGCGCGGACGAGCTGGTACAGGCATGTGATGCTGCGCGTGTCCATCTGTTCGTCGTCAAGCAGAACCGGCTGAATGCGCCGGTGCAAATGCTCAAACGCGCCATTGACCGTGGCCGGTTTGGCCGCCTTTACATGGCGAGCTGCACCGTCCGGTGGACCCGTCCGCAGGAGTACTACGATCAGGCTCCGTGGCGCGGCACCTGGGAGTTTGACGGAGGTGCGTTCATGAACCAGGCATCACACTACGTCGATCTTGTGCAGTGGGTGATGGGCCCGGTCGAAAGCGTGATGGCAAAGACCGCTACCTTGGCCCGGAAAATCGAGACCGAAGACTCCGGAGTGGCGATCATGCGATTCAGGTCCGGCGCTCTCGGCGTTATCGAAGTCACCATGTTGACCTACCCCAGCAACATGGAAGGCTCGATTACCGTCCTCGGGGAAAGAGGAACGGCCAAGATTGGCGGCACCGCTGTGAACAAGGTGGAGCACTGGACGTTTGCGGATTCCGATGCAGAAGACGAGGCTGTCCGGTCAATGGACAGCAACCCTCCAAATGTTTACGGCTATGGCCATGAGGGGTATTATCGCAACGTCCTCTCGGTTCTCCGGGGCGAAGCCAAGCCGGACACGGACGGCCGTGCCGGCCGCAAGTCTCTCGAGTTGATACTTGGTATCTACGAATCCGCGAAAACAGGGCGGGACGTGCCG